From Camelus bactrianus isolate YW-2024 breed Bactrian camel chromosome 16, ASM4877302v1, whole genome shotgun sequence, the proteins below share one genomic window:
- the GDPD1 gene encoding lysophospholipase D GDPD1 isoform X2, which translates to MSGLLRRRNDQGAGENLENTMAAFQHAVTIGTDMLELDCHITKDEQVVVSHDENLKRSTGVNVNISDLKYCELPPYLGKLDVSFQKACQCEGKDNRIPLLKEVFEAFPNTPINIDIKVNNNLLIKKVSELVKEYRREHITVWGNASYEIVEKCYKENSDIPILFSLQRVLLILGLFFTGLLPFVPIREQFFEIPMPSIILKLKEPHTMSRSQRFLIWLSDILLMRKALFNHLTARGIQVYVWVLNEEQEYKRAFDLGATGVMTDYPTKLKDFLHNFSE; encoded by the exons TGCAGTTACAATTGGAACTGATATGCTGGAATTGGACTGCCATATTACGAAAGATGAGCAAGTTGTGGTGTCACACGACGAGAACCTAAAGAGATCAACTGGGGTCAATGTAAACATCTCTGATCTCAAGTACTGT GAACTCCCACCTTACCTTGGCAAACTGGATGTCTCATTTCAAAAAG CATGCCAGTGTGAAGGAAAAGATAACCGAATTCCATTACTGAAGGAAGTTTTTGAGGCCTTTCCTAACACTCCTATTAACATCGATATCAAAGTCAACAACAATTTGCTGATTAAGAAG GTTTCAGAGTTGGTGAAGGAATACAGACGGGAACATATAACAGTGTGGGGTAATGCCAGTTATGAAATTGTAGAAAAGTGCTACAAAGAG AACTCAGATATTCCTATACTCTTCAGTTTACAACGTGTTCTGCTCATTCTTGGTCTGTTCTTCACTGGCCTCTTGCCCTTTGTGCCCATTCGAGAACAGTTTTTTGAAATCCCAATGCCTTCTATCATTTTAAA GTTAAAAGAACCGCACACCATGTCCAGAAGTCAAAGGTTTCTCATCTGGCTTTCTGATAT tttACTAATGAGAAAAGCTTTGTTCAACCACCTCACTGCCCGAGGCATTCAG GTGTATGTTTGGGTATTAAATGAAGAGCAAGAATACAAAAGAGCTTTTGATTTGGGAGCAACTGGAGTGATGACAGACTATCCAACAAAACTTAAGgattttttacataatttttcagAATAG